In the genome of Nycticebus coucang isolate mNycCou1 chromosome 12, mNycCou1.pri, whole genome shotgun sequence, one region contains:
- the AICDA gene encoding single-stranded DNA cytosine deaminase yields the protein MDSLLMNQKKFLYHFKNVRWAKGRHETYLCYVVKRRDSATSFSLDFGHLRNKSGCHVELLFLRYISDWDLDPGRCYRVTWFTSWSPCYDCARHVADFLRGNPNLSLRIFTARLYFCEDRKAEPEGLRRLHRAGVQIAIMTFKDYFYCWNTFVENRERTFKAWEGLHENSVRLSRQLRRILLPLYEVDDLRDAFRTLGL from the exons ATGGACAG CCTCCTGATGAACCAGAAGAAGTTTCTCTACCACTTCAAAAATGTCCGATGGGCTAAGGGTCGGCATGAGACCTACCTGTGCTATGTGGTGAAGAGGAGGGATAGCGCCACTTCCTTTTCACTGGATTTTGGTCACCTGCGCAACAAG tcGGGTTGCCACGTGGAACTGCTCTTCCTCCGCTACATTTCCGACTGGGACCTGGACCCTGGCCGCTGCTACCGTGTCACCTGGTTCACCTCCTGGAGCCCCTGCTACGACTGTGCCCGACATGTGGCCGACTTTCTGAGAGGGAACCCCAACCTCAGTCTGAGGATCTTCACCGCGCGCCTCTACTTCTGCGAGGACCGCAAGGCTGAGCCTGAGGGGCTGCGACGGCTGCACAGGGCTGGAGTCCAAATCGCCATCATGACCTTCAAAG attatttttactGCTGGAATACTTTTGTAGAAAATCGTGAAAGAACTTTCAAGGCCTGGGAGGGACTGCATGAAAATTCAGTTCGTCTTTCCAGACAGCTTCGCCGAATCCTTTTG CCCCTGTATGAAGTGGATGACTTGCGAGATGCATTTCGTACTTTGGGACTTTGA